In Euphorbia lathyris chromosome 9, ddEupLath1.1, whole genome shotgun sequence, the following are encoded in one genomic region:
- the LOC136206210 gene encoding ABC transporter I family member 20, with protein MAVVEVHEPAIEINGLRFTYPGIDGHPPPGSKPLIDDFSLALNSGHRCLLVGSNGAGKTTILKILGGKHMVEPHMVRVLGRSAFHDTGLTTSGDLSYLGGEWRREVAFAGFDVPIQMDVSAEKMISGVAGIDPQRRAELIKVLDIDLSWRLHKVSDGQRRRVQICMGLLRPYKVLLLDEITVDLDVLARADLLKFLRKECEERGATIIYATHIFDGLEDWPTHIVYVAHGKLQLALPMAKVKETSNLSLMRTVESWLRKERDEERRRRKERKESGLPEYEKQIDGSRVTGDPAKASVRVMNNGWAAGRLHSTIAGEDNFSLSSNRVLRQ; from the exons ATGGCAGTCGTGGAGGTTCATGAACCAGCAATAGAGATAAATGGTCTCAGATTCACATATCCAGGTATCGACGGACACCCGCCGCCTGGTTCTAAACCTTTGATTGATGATTTCTCTCTCGCTCTTAATTCCGGTCACCGATGTCTTCTTGTTGGATCCAATGGCGCTG GGAAAACCACCATACTGAAGATATTGGGAGGAAAGCACATGGTGGAACCTCATATGGTTCGTGTTTTAGGCAGGTCTGCTTTTCATGACACCGGCTTGACCACATCTGGTGATCTTTCTTATCTTGGAGGAGAG TGGAGACGAGAAGTTGCTTTTGCTGGGTTTGATGTTCCCATACAAATGGATGTTTCTGCAGAGAAAATGATAAGTGGTGTAGCCGGAATTGATCCTCAAAGAAGAGCTGAGCTAATCAAG GTATTAGATATTGATCTGTCATGGAGATTGCACAAGGTTTCTGATGGTCAGAGAAGGCGAGTGCAAATATGCATGGGACTGTTAAGGCCATATAAA GTTCTTCTTCTTGATGAGATAACAGTCGACCTTGATGTACTAGCAAGGGCTGACCTTCTGAAGTTCTTAAGAAAGGAATGTGAAGAAAGAGGTGCGACAATTATTTATGCGACACATATATTTGACGGACTAGAAGATTGGCCAACACATATt GTGTATGTGGCTCATGGAAAGTTGCAACTGGCACTGCCAATGGCAAAAGTAAAGGAGACGAGCAATTTGTCGCTTATG AGAACAGTAGAGAGCTGGCTCaggaaagaaagagatgaagagagaaggagaagaaaggaaagaaaggaaaGTGGTCTTCCAGAATATGAAAAACAAATCGATGGAAGTCGTGTTACTGGTGATCCAGCTAAAGCTTCTGTTCGCGTCATGAACAATGGTTGGGCTGCAGGAAGACTACATTCAACCATTGCAGGTGAAGATAACTTTTCCTTAAGCTCGAATAGAGTTTTGAGGCAGTGA
- the LOC136206211 gene encoding uncharacterized protein, translated as MASIYSLYIINKSGGLIFYKDYGTHGRMDTNDSLRVASLWHSMHAISQQLSPTLGCSGIELLEADTFDLHCFQSLTGTKFFVVCEPGTPNMESLLRVIYELYTDYVLKNPFYEMEMPIRCELFDMNLTQTIQKDRVALLGR; from the exons ATGGCCTCGATTTATAGCCTTTACATCATCAACAAGTCAGGCGGTCTGATCTTTTACAAG GATTATGGTACTCATGGACGGATGGACACAAATGACAGTTTAAGAGTGGCTAGTTTATGGCATTCCATGCATGCCATCTCTCAGCAGCTATCTCCAACTCTTGGTTGTTCAGGCATTGAACTCCTAGAAGCTGATACGTTTGACCTGCATTGCTTTCAGTCCCTTACTG GAACAAAGTTCTTTGTGGTCTGCGAACCAGGAACTCCAAATATGGAGAGTCTCTTGAGAGTCATATATGAATTGTACACAGATTATGTCTTGAAGAATCCCTTTTATGAAATGGAGATGCCTATACGATGTGAGCTCTTTGACATGAATCTAACACAAACAATCCAGAAAGACCGTGTTGCTTTGTTGGGGCGATGA